In Halobaculum sp. XH14, a single genomic region encodes these proteins:
- a CDS encoding site-2 protease family protein: MNTLLWVLAGVIAYTAVLTALKSRGYLPDSVRVQGPLTTIHTGRGRAFLNWLASAKRFWRAWSNVGVGVALVVMFGMFYLLVQSAVLTFQNPVSTQANEPQNFLVIPGVNDFLPLAVAPEIVLGLLIALVVHEGGHGLLCRVEDIDIESMGVVLLAFIPVGAFVEPDEESQREADRGARSRMFAAGVTNNFVVTILALVLLFGPVVGAISAAPGVAVGGAYQGAPAATAGIEGGDRVTAVGGTPVSNESDLRAALAAAPNQSVQVEVNGEETVRVDRRVVVVGATDGNPANFSIGPDEPPVNVTAVNGTAVDTYGEFREVAAEHEYARLSTSAGERTIPLGIYVSTVAADGPIDNATGLNGSFVVTEVAGERVVDLAALDGALAGHEPGDTVTMRAYVDGSFEEHEITLAGTAADPRIGVYAPAGVSGLVVDDFGVRSYPADSYLSLLGGGQGEAPPGLGGLADSFLGLAYLMLVLPLAGAIGYLPYNFAGFYGVFTNFYQVSGPLATFGETPVFLAANVLFWTAWINVQLGIFNCIPGYPLDGGRILRMVAEGIVSRLPVSDRPRLVSTLTTSVGLTMLAALLVIVFGPQFIAG, translated from the coding sequence ATGAACACGCTCCTGTGGGTCCTCGCGGGCGTGATCGCTTACACCGCGGTCCTCACGGCCCTCAAGTCCCGGGGCTACCTCCCCGACTCCGTGCGGGTGCAGGGCCCGCTCACGACGATACACACCGGCCGCGGCCGGGCGTTCCTGAACTGGCTCGCGTCCGCGAAACGGTTCTGGCGCGCCTGGAGCAACGTCGGCGTCGGCGTCGCGCTGGTCGTGATGTTCGGGATGTTCTACCTGCTCGTCCAGTCGGCGGTGCTGACGTTCCAGAACCCGGTCTCCACGCAGGCGAACGAGCCCCAGAACTTCCTCGTCATCCCCGGGGTCAACGACTTCCTGCCGCTCGCGGTCGCCCCCGAGATCGTGCTCGGCCTGCTCATCGCGCTGGTGGTCCACGAGGGCGGCCACGGCCTGCTCTGTCGCGTCGAGGACATCGACATCGAGTCGATGGGCGTCGTCCTGCTCGCGTTCATCCCCGTCGGCGCGTTCGTCGAACCCGACGAGGAGAGCCAGCGCGAGGCGGATCGCGGCGCCCGCTCGCGGATGTTCGCCGCCGGCGTCACCAACAACTTCGTCGTCACGATTCTCGCGCTCGTGCTGCTGTTCGGGCCGGTGGTCGGGGCCATCTCGGCCGCCCCGGGCGTCGCGGTCGGCGGCGCGTATCAGGGCGCGCCAGCGGCGACGGCCGGCATCGAGGGCGGCGACCGCGTCACCGCGGTCGGCGGGACGCCCGTCTCGAACGAGTCTGATCTCCGGGCCGCGCTCGCGGCCGCGCCGAACCAGTCGGTCCAGGTCGAGGTGAACGGCGAGGAGACGGTGCGGGTCGACCGGCGCGTCGTCGTCGTCGGGGCGACCGACGGGAACCCGGCCAACTTCTCGATCGGCCCCGACGAGCCGCCGGTGAACGTCACGGCCGTCAACGGCACGGCGGTCGACACGTACGGCGAGTTCCGCGAGGTGGCGGCCGAACACGAGTACGCGCGCCTCTCGACGAGCGCCGGCGAGCGGACGATCCCGCTCGGCATCTACGTCTCCACGGTCGCCGCTGACGGGCCGATCGACAACGCGACCGGGCTGAACGGCTCGTTCGTCGTCACCGAGGTGGCCGGCGAGCGGGTCGTCGACCTCGCCGCCCTCGACGGGGCGCTCGCGGGCCACGAGCCCGGCGACACGGTGACGATGCGGGCGTACGTCGACGGCTCGTTCGAGGAACACGAGATCACCCTCGCCGGCACCGCAGCCGACCCCAGGATCGGCGTGTACGCGCCGGCGGGCGTCTCCGGGCTCGTCGTCGACGACTTCGGCGTCCGGTCGTACCCGGCCGACTCGTACCTCTCGCTGCTCGGCGGCGGCCAGGGCGAGGCACCGCCCGGACTGGGCGGGCTCGCGGACTCGTTCCTCGGGCTGGCGTACCTAATGCTCGTGCTGCCGCTCGCGGGGGCCATCGGCTACCTCCCGTACAACTTCGCCGGCTTCTACGGCGTGTTCACCAACTTCTACCAGGTGAGCGGCCCGCTGGCGACGTTCGGCGAGACGCCGGTGTTCCTCGCCGCGAACGTGCTGTTCTGGACGGCCTGGATCAACGTTCAGCTGGGCATCTTCAACTGCATACCGGGCTACCCGCTCGACGGCGGGCGCATCCTCCGGATGGTCGCGGAGGGGATCGTCTCGCGGCTCCCCGTCTCGGACCGCCCGCGGCTGGTCAGCACGCTCACCACGTCGGTCGGGCTGACGATGCTCGCGGCGCTGCTGGTCATCGTGTTCGGGCCGCAGTTCATCGCGGGGTAA
- a CDS encoding PadR family transcriptional regulator has protein sequence MRKSGPPRGLISYLVLELLEEKPRYGYEILKEITEISGGHWEPSYGSVYPILYKFEDEGWAERIEREDEPDRKYFELTDAGHEHLAEKRAETGGKARDFADVILGFYHVYVAFATDERFETDAPADEWCFDDTFSAWIVEQMVRHHERDFGEFERIPDTPAEFYGTHGGSPASERNEADEDGGEDDDDNVEAEGRASDD, from the coding sequence ATGCGGAAGAGCGGCCCGCCGCGTGGCCTCATCTCGTATCTCGTGCTCGAACTGCTGGAGGAGAAACCGCGGTACGGGTACGAGATACTGAAGGAGATCACGGAGATCAGCGGCGGGCACTGGGAGCCCTCCTACGGCTCGGTCTACCCCATCCTCTACAAGTTCGAGGACGAGGGGTGGGCGGAACGCATCGAGCGCGAGGACGAACCCGACCGGAAGTACTTCGAACTGACCGACGCCGGCCACGAGCACCTCGCCGAGAAGCGCGCCGAGACGGGCGGGAAAGCCCGCGACTTCGCGGACGTCATCCTCGGCTTCTATCACGTCTACGTCGCGTTCGCCACCGACGAGCGCTTCGAGACCGACGCCCCCGCCGACGAGTGGTGCTTCGACGACACCTTCTCCGCCTGGATCGTCGAGCAGATGGTCAGACACCACGAGCGCGACTTCGGCGAGTTCGAGCGCATCCCCGACACGCCCGCGGAGTTCTACGGGACACACGGCGGCTCCCCCGCATCCGAACGGAACGAGGCGGACGAAGATGGCGGGGAGGACGACGACGACAACGTGGAAGCCGAAGGACGGGCCAGCGACGACTGA
- the thsA gene encoding thermosome subunit alpha: protein MIVLSEDSQRTSGKDAQSMNITAGKAVAESVRTTLGPKGMDKMLVDSSGGVVVTNDGVTILKEMDIDHPAANMIVEVSETQEDEVGDGTTTAVVIAGELLDQAEELIDSDVHATTIAQGYRQASAKASELLAEKAIDVSAEDRETLEQIASTAMTGKGAESARDTLAKLVVDAVLAVRDDDGAVDTDNVSVETVVGGSIGNSELIEGVIVDKERVDDNMPYMVEDANVALYDGALEVQETEIDAEVNVTDPDQLQQFLDQEEKQLREMVDQLVDVGADVVFVGDGIDDMAQHYLAQEGILAVRRAKDSDLKRLARSTGARVVANLDDVEADDLGFAGSVGQKDIGGDERIFVEDVEDAKSVTLVLRGGTEHVVDEVERAIEDSLGVVRTTLQEGKVLPGGGAPETELALELRDFADSVGGREQLAVEAFADALEVIPRTLAENAGLDPIDSLVDLRAKHDGGQFDAGLDAYTGDVVAMEEDGVVEPLRVKTQAIESATEAAVMLLRIDDVIAAGDLKGGGTDDGGDDEMPPGGGGMGGGMGGMGGMGGAM from the coding sequence ATGATCGTACTCTCGGAGGACAGCCAGCGCACGTCCGGAAAGGACGCGCAGTCGATGAACATCACGGCCGGCAAGGCCGTCGCCGAATCGGTCCGCACGACGCTCGGCCCGAAAGGGATGGACAAGATGCTCGTGGACTCCTCGGGCGGCGTCGTCGTCACGAACGACGGCGTGACCATCCTGAAGGAGATGGACATCGACCACCCCGCGGCCAACATGATCGTCGAGGTCAGCGAGACCCAGGAGGACGAGGTCGGCGACGGCACCACGACCGCCGTCGTCATCGCGGGCGAACTCCTCGACCAGGCCGAGGAGCTCATCGACTCGGACGTCCACGCGACGACCATCGCGCAGGGGTACCGACAGGCCTCCGCGAAGGCCAGCGAACTCCTCGCCGAGAAGGCCATCGACGTCTCCGCCGAGGACCGCGAGACGCTCGAACAGATCGCCTCGACGGCGATGACGGGCAAGGGTGCCGAATCCGCCCGCGACACGCTCGCGAAGCTCGTCGTCGACGCCGTGCTCGCCGTCCGCGACGACGACGGCGCCGTGGACACCGACAACGTCTCCGTCGAGACGGTCGTCGGCGGCTCCATCGGTAACTCGGAGCTCATCGAGGGCGTCATCGTCGACAAGGAGCGCGTCGACGACAACATGCCCTACATGGTCGAGGACGCCAACGTCGCGCTGTACGACGGCGCCCTCGAGGTGCAGGAGACCGAGATCGACGCCGAGGTCAACGTCACCGACCCCGACCAGCTCCAGCAGTTCCTCGATCAGGAGGAGAAGCAGCTCCGCGAGATGGTCGACCAGCTCGTCGACGTCGGCGCCGACGTCGTGTTCGTCGGCGACGGCATCGACGACATGGCCCAGCACTACCTCGCCCAGGAGGGCATCCTGGCGGTCCGCCGCGCGAAGGACTCGGACCTGAAGCGGCTCGCCCGCTCGACGGGTGCCCGCGTGGTCGCCAACCTCGACGACGTCGAGGCGGACGACCTCGGCTTCGCCGGCTCGGTCGGCCAGAAGGACATCGGCGGCGACGAGCGCATCTTCGTCGAGGACGTCGAGGACGCCAAGTCCGTCACGCTCGTCCTCCGCGGCGGGACCGAGCACGTCGTCGACGAGGTCGAGCGCGCCATCGAGGACTCGCTCGGCGTCGTCCGCACGACGCTCCAGGAGGGCAAGGTGCTGCCGGGCGGCGGCGCCCCGGAGACCGAGCTCGCGCTCGAACTCCGTGACTTCGCCGACTCCGTCGGCGGCCGCGAGCAGCTCGCCGTCGAGGCGTTCGCCGACGCGCTGGAGGTCATCCCGCGCACGCTCGCCGAGAACGCCGGTCTCGACCCGATCGACTCGCTCGTGGACCTGCGCGCCAAGCACGACGGCGGGCAGTTCGACGCCGGCCTCGACGCCTACACCGGCGACGTTGTCGCCATGGAGGAGGACGGCGTCGTCGAGCCGCTCCGCGTGAAGACGCAGGCCATCGAGTCCGCGACCGAGGCGGCCGTCATGCTCCTCCGCATCGACGACGTCATCGCGGCCGGCGACCTCAAGGGCGGCGGCACCGACGACGGCGGCGACGACGAGATGCCCCCGGGCGGCGGTGGCATGGGCGGCGGCATGGGCGGCATGGGCGGCATGGGCGGCGCGATGTAA
- a CDS encoding DUF302 domain-containing protein, whose translation MSQRSPTAEEAMHLTLEAPFEDVVPFVQLEHELADFETVKVTRLDEMIAGMLGEDVERTALLVVCHPEIARDALAIDPSLGGMLPCTTVVYERADDDLVHVHHFSATKAIRDLGCAPGDCDAEVEALIELTGERMRAVWTNIETHADSVA comes from the coding sequence ATGAGCCAGCGGTCCCCCACTGCCGAGGAGGCGATGCACCTCACGCTGGAGGCCCCGTTCGAGGACGTCGTCCCGTTCGTCCAGCTGGAACACGAGCTCGCGGACTTCGAGACGGTGAAAGTGACCCGACTCGACGAGATGATCGCCGGCATGCTCGGCGAGGACGTCGAGCGCACGGCGCTGCTCGTCGTCTGTCACCCGGAGATCGCCCGCGACGCGCTCGCCATCGACCCGTCGCTCGGCGGCATGCTACCCTGTACGACCGTCGTCTACGAGCGGGCCGACGACGACCTGGTCCACGTCCACCACTTCTCGGCCACCAAGGCGATTCGGGACCTGGGCTGTGCGCCCGGGGACTGTGACGCCGAGGTCGAGGCGCTCATCGAGTTGACCGGCGAGCGCATGCGGGCGGTCTGGACGAACATCGAGACGCACGCCGACTCGGTCGCCTGA
- a CDS encoding histidine kinase N-terminal 7TM domain-containing protein, which produces MAWRFSPYLLPTFAAGVVTLALAVYAWRRRENRAAVPFAVFLMGLSVWSFGYGIELGYTALEPMLFWDRVAWIGSVVAPTAWLLLAVEYAGYEEWLTRRRVGLLAVEPAVVLLLVWTNGSHGLIWQSASLDATGPITTPELVFGPAYWANVAYSYLLFLVGTALFVGVIVRASRLYRRQSVLILLGATVAIGVNTLFHVVPGLNPITNLDLTPFAFAVSGVCFALALFRFRMLGLSPVARETLIEDMTDGILVLDAADRIVDANPAARRALGEDVEGRPVADTVIGRSDDIDRDVVSLDGDGRSTTYEVSETPLTDFRDELVGRLVLLRDVTTLQILRDHEQRLSVVNRVLRHNIRNELTVVAGHSELLLGELDGDRREHVETIDRAADRILQISEKARHVQRTIGSERTGDEVVNVAAIVRETADSLGETHPEASVHVDAPDAAWATAVGYDQLSVAVESVGENAITHNPAADASVRLTVEPRAETVRITVADDGPGIPAAEVAVIERERETSLEHGSGLGLWLVQWVVEASDGELSVDTDGGDGSVIAIDLPRADPPDGDRDR; this is translated from the coding sequence ATGGCCTGGCGGTTCTCCCCGTACCTCCTGCCGACGTTCGCGGCCGGGGTCGTCACGCTGGCGCTCGCCGTGTACGCCTGGCGACGACGCGAGAACCGCGCCGCCGTCCCCTTCGCCGTCTTCCTGATGGGCCTCTCGGTCTGGTCGTTCGGCTACGGGATCGAACTGGGCTACACGGCGCTCGAACCGATGCTGTTCTGGGACCGCGTGGCGTGGATCGGCTCGGTGGTCGCCCCGACCGCCTGGCTGCTGCTGGCCGTCGAGTACGCCGGCTACGAGGAGTGGCTCACCCGGCGGCGCGTCGGCCTGCTGGCCGTCGAACCGGCGGTCGTCCTGCTGCTGGTGTGGACGAACGGATCCCACGGGCTCATCTGGCAGAGCGCGTCGCTGGACGCGACCGGGCCGATCACGACGCCGGAACTCGTCTTCGGGCCCGCCTACTGGGCGAACGTCGCCTACTCGTACCTCCTGTTTCTCGTCGGGACCGCCCTGTTCGTCGGCGTGATCGTCCGCGCGAGCCGGCTGTACCGCCGGCAGAGCGTCCTCATCCTCCTGGGCGCGACCGTGGCCATCGGGGTGAACACCCTGTTTCACGTCGTCCCGGGGCTGAACCCCATCACGAACCTCGACCTGACGCCGTTCGCGTTCGCGGTTTCGGGCGTCTGCTTCGCGCTCGCGCTGTTCCGCTTCCGGATGCTCGGGCTCTCGCCGGTCGCCCGCGAGACGCTCATCGAGGACATGACCGACGGCATCCTCGTCCTCGACGCCGCCGACCGGATCGTCGACGCCAACCCGGCGGCCCGGCGCGCGCTCGGCGAGGACGTCGAGGGGCGACCAGTCGCCGACACCGTGATCGGCCGGTCCGACGACATCGACCGCGACGTCGTGTCCCTCGATGGCGACGGCCGGTCGACGACCTACGAGGTGTCCGAGACGCCGCTCACGGACTTCCGGGACGAGCTGGTGGGCCGCCTCGTCCTGTTGCGTGACGTCACCACGCTCCAGATCCTCCGGGATCACGAACAGCGGCTCTCGGTCGTGAACCGGGTGCTCCGGCACAACATCCGCAACGAACTCACGGTCGTGGCCGGCCACAGCGAGCTACTGCTTGGCGAACTCGACGGCGACCGGCGCGAACACGTCGAGACGATCGACAGGGCCGCCGACCGCATCCTCCAGATCAGCGAGAAGGCCCGCCACGTCCAGCGGACCATCGGCTCCGAGCGGACCGGGGACGAGGTCGTGAACGTCGCGGCGATCGTGAGGGAGACGGCGGACAGCCTCGGGGAAACCCACCCTGAGGCGTCGGTTCACGTCGACGCGCCGGACGCCGCGTGGGCGACCGCCGTCGGGTACGACCAGCTCTCGGTGGCGGTAGAGAGCGTCGGGGAGAACGCGATCACGCACAACCCCGCGGCCGACGCGTCGGTCCGGCTGACCGTCGAGCCGCGCGCGGAGACGGTTCGGATCACCGTCGCCGACGACGGCCCGGGCATCCCGGCCGCCGAGGTCGCCGTGATCGAGCGCGAGCGGGAGACGTCCCTGGAACACGGCAGCGGGCTGGGGCTGTGGCTCGTCCAGTGGGTCGTCGAGGCGTCGGACGGCGAGCTCTCGGTGGACACCGACGGTGGGGACGGGAGCGTCATCGCCATCGACCTGCCGCGGGCGGACCCGCCGGACGGCGACCGGGATCGGTGA
- a CDS encoding type II toxin-antitoxin system HicB family antitoxin codes for MASATRNGDDPDGGVEFIREDDGSITARDLETGLARGGDSRAEALAQLAEILALEAGEGEPVTDDDIREMGFDPDAGDDEELPEFMR; via the coding sequence ATGGCGAGCGCGACGCGCAACGGAGATGACCCGGACGGTGGTGTCGAGTTCATCCGAGAGGACGACGGGAGTATCACCGCGCGGGACCTCGAAACCGGCCTCGCACGCGGCGGCGACTCGCGGGCCGAGGCGCTCGCACAGTTGGCCGAAATCCTCGCACTCGAAGCGGGCGAGGGCGAACCAGTGACTGACGACGATATCCGGGAGATGGGGTTCGACCCGGACGCTGGCGACGACGAGGAACTGCCCGAGTTCATGCGGTAG
- a CDS encoding type II toxin-antitoxin system HicA family toxin: MVRYTFSGREIISVLRSFGYVPKSRRGSHVRLRYENPDTGEIRNVDVPMHDEIKIGTLRSIADQCGADDFEV; the protein is encoded by the coding sequence ATGGTCAGGTACACCTTTTCCGGTCGGGAAATCATCTCCGTCCTCCGAAGCTTCGGCTACGTGCCGAAATCGCGGCGTGGGAGTCACGTTCGCCTTCGGTACGAGAACCCGGACACGGGTGAGATTCGCAACGTCGACGTCCCGATGCACGACGAGATAAAAATCGGGACGCTCCGGTCCATCGCAGACCAGTGTGGAGCCGACGACTTCGAGGTCTAG
- a CDS encoding MATE family efflux transporter, with protein MFALAWPIVVTQLLQVAYNLADTLWLGRYSTDAVAALSLAFPLIFLFISVGGGFNVAGATLVAQYTGASSRSDGDESDPATVEDAEAADEGDPSADSDLDAPPVEGDYRGTAGTVAGQTLSFIGAIAVVVGVLGYLLADELLGLLPANEATATQVIPAASGYMEVFFLGMPFLFGFFVFSSLMRGYGNTRAPMLVMAFSVAVNVALDPFLIFGFESNPLFGMLGVRGLEASLLAATNYTGAGVQGAALATVVSRGLATVVGLYVLLGTDAGPTVSLADFRPRLEFIRKIVSIGVPSALEQSAAALGQIALTAMVATFAPEVVAAYGLGNRLVSLVFLPALGLGRATNTIVGQNLGAEKPGRAERAVWLAAKVGTAVMVVVAIVAYLFAEPVVGVFIATGTDAAAATIGYGADYIRVRAVEFAFIGVLQVVLGAYRGAGNTKTALAFSLVALWLGRVPIVYLLSFQFGFAEQGIWIGMAAGQIIGAVAAAAWFTRGTWKETVIEGRETAAGG; from the coding sequence ATGTTCGCGCTCGCGTGGCCCATCGTCGTCACGCAGCTCCTCCAGGTCGCGTACAACCTCGCCGACACGCTCTGGCTGGGGCGCTACTCCACCGACGCCGTCGCCGCGTTGAGCCTCGCGTTCCCGCTCATCTTCCTGTTCATCAGCGTCGGCGGCGGGTTCAACGTCGCCGGCGCGACGCTGGTCGCCCAGTACACCGGCGCGAGCTCGCGGTCCGACGGCGACGAATCGGACCCGGCGACCGTCGAGGACGCGGAGGCTGCCGACGAGGGTGACCCGTCGGCCGACTCCGACCTGGACGCCCCGCCCGTCGAGGGCGACTACCGGGGGACGGCCGGGACGGTCGCGGGCCAGACGCTCTCGTTCATCGGGGCCATCGCCGTCGTGGTCGGCGTTCTCGGGTACCTGCTCGCCGACGAACTGCTGGGGCTGCTCCCGGCCAACGAGGCCACGGCGACCCAGGTCATCCCCGCCGCCAGCGGCTACATGGAGGTGTTCTTCCTCGGGATGCCGTTCCTGTTCGGCTTCTTCGTCTTCTCCTCGCTGATGCGCGGCTACGGCAACACCCGCGCCCCGATGCTGGTGATGGCGTTCTCGGTCGCGGTCAACGTCGCGCTCGACCCGTTCCTCATCTTCGGCTTCGAGTCGAACCCGCTGTTCGGGATGCTGGGGGTCCGCGGGCTGGAGGCGAGCCTCCTGGCGGCGACGAACTACACCGGCGCGGGCGTGCAGGGTGCCGCCCTGGCGACGGTCGTCTCCCGCGGGCTCGCCACGGTCGTCGGCCTCTACGTGCTGCTCGGCACCGACGCCGGGCCGACCGTCTCGCTGGCGGACTTCCGGCCGCGGCTCGAGTTCATCCGGAAGATCGTCTCCATCGGCGTCCCCTCCGCGCTGGAGCAGTCGGCGGCCGCGCTGGGACAGATCGCGCTGACCGCGATGGTCGCGACGTTCGCGCCGGAGGTTGTGGCGGCCTACGGGCTGGGCAACCGGCTCGTCTCGCTGGTGTTCCTCCCGGCGCTGGGGCTGGGTCGCGCGACGAACACCATCGTCGGGCAGAACCTCGGAGCCGAGAAGCCGGGGCGCGCCGAGCGGGCGGTCTGGCTCGCGGCGAAGGTCGGGACGGCGGTGATGGTCGTCGTGGCGATCGTCGCGTACCTGTTCGCCGAACCCGTCGTCGGCGTGTTCATCGCCACCGGCACCGACGCCGCGGCGGCGACCATCGGCTACGGCGCGGACTACATCCGCGTCCGAGCGGTCGAGTTCGCGTTCATCGGCGTGCTCCAGGTCGTCCTCGGCGCCTACCGCGGCGCCGGGAACACGAAGACGGCGCTGGCGTTCTCGCTGGTCGCGCTCTGGCTCGGCCGGGTGCCGATCGTCTACCTGCTCTCGTTCCAGTTCGGCTTCGCCGAGCAGGGCATCTGGATCGGCATGGCCGCCGGGCAGATCATCGGCGCGGTCGCCGCGGCGGCGTGGTTCACCCGTGGCACGTGGAAGGAGACGGTCATCGAGGGCCGGGAGACGGCCGCGGGTGGGTAG
- a CDS encoding 2Fe-2S iron-sulfur cluster-binding protein: MVDPVAIGFGAGLVLVFVALHFARGTGWEPTADISEEVLEQRASTVPETDFPEPGNRAIGGGGVAGAVPAGEEGELEEGDEAAEESSSPADIPEDEVEYFEVEFVKEGATVELANNETVLDQGEEEGWDLPYACREGQCVSCAGQITDGGNAEDYVVHDNQQMLDETELDDGYTLTCVAYPRADFTIETGEAP; this comes from the coding sequence ATGGTTGACCCCGTTGCAATCGGGTTCGGCGCGGGCCTCGTCCTAGTCTTCGTCGCCCTGCACTTCGCCCGCGGGACGGGTTGGGAGCCGACCGCGGACATCTCCGAGGAGGTGCTCGAGCAGCGCGCCTCCACCGTCCCGGAGACGGACTTCCCCGAGCCCGGAAATCGGGCCATCGGCGGCGGCGGCGTCGCCGGCGCGGTGCCGGCCGGCGAGGAGGGCGAACTGGAGGAGGGCGACGAGGCCGCCGAGGAGTCGTCCAGCCCGGCGGACATCCCCGAGGACGAGGTGGAGTACTTCGAGGTCGAGTTCGTCAAGGAGGGTGCGACGGTCGAACTCGCCAACAACGAGACGGTGCTCGACCAGGGCGAGGAGGAGGGCTGGGACCTCCCGTACGCCTGCCGGGAGGGCCAGTGCGTCTCCTGTGCCGGACAGATCACCGACGGCGGCAACGCCGAGGACTACGTCGTCCACGACAACCAGCAGATGCTGGACGAGACCGAACTCGACGACGGCTACACGCTGACGTGCGTCGCCTACCCGCGCGCGGACTTCACGATCGAGACGGGCGAAGCGCCCTGA